Genomic segment of Nostoc commune NIES-4072:
ACCTACAGGCTTTGACGCACCCGCAAGGTTAGATGCATTTCTCGATGCTGTGCGTTGGGGAGCAGCATCAACAGCTGATATTCGCACTTTACAATCCCCCTTTCGCAGTGGCATCGATATTGAAGATTATCAGCTTGATCCAGTAGTGCGAGCAATTCAAATGCCTCGCGTTAATTTGCTGATTGCAGATGATGTCGGATTAGGTAAAACCATTGAGGCGGGGTTAGTTGCCCAAGAATTAATTATCCGTCATCGCTGCCGGCGCATCTTGATAGTTTGTCCATCTTCACTGCAAATTCAGTGGCGAGACCAAATGCGCGATAAGTTTGGTTTAGATTTCCGCGTCGTGGACAGTACCTTAATGAAGGAACTGCGACGGAAGCGGGGAATCCACGTCAACCCTTGGCAGCATTTCCCCCGATTGATTACCTCAATAGATTTTCTCAAACGCGATCGCCCTCTTCGTCTTCTGCGAGAAATGTTACCAGGTGAAGGGGAACCGATGTATCCCCGGCGGTTTGATTTGCTGATTGTGGATGAAGCGCACAATGTTGCTCCCTCTGGCGGTGGAAACTATGCTGTTGATTCTTTGAGGACTGCTGCTATTCGGCTTTTAGTACCGCATTTTGAACACAAACTATTCTTGACAGCGACACCACACAACGGCTACCCCGAAAGTTTTACAGCCCTGTTGGAATTACTTGATAGCCAACGGTTTGCACGGGGGGTATCACCCGATCGCAAGCAGTTACAAGTAATCATGGTTCGCCGTCTCAAATCCGAGATGAAAGGTTGGGATGGTTCTGACTTATTTCCACAGCGTCAGTTAGAAGCTATACCTGTAGACTATCCTGAAGCAGAACGACAAGCACACACTAACCTCAAAAGATATACTGAATTGCGCTGCAAAGGGGTGGCAGATAATACAGAAAAATATGCTACTGAATTTGTCCTCAAGTTGTTAAAAAAACGGTTGTTTTCATCTCCTCAAGCGTTTGCAACTACTTTGGCACAGCATGAAGAATCGCTAAAAAATGCCCGTCGCCGCACTTATAGCAGTTTATCTCGACCGACAGAAGGTATTTTGCGCCGCCAATTGGCACAAATTGAAGAAGATTTTGCAGATGATGAAGTTTATGAAGAATCGACAGATGAGGCAATTACTAATACAACTAGGTTATTTCGAGAACTGAGTGCAGAAGAACAGGCTTTGCTGCGACAGATGCGGGAATGGGCAGAGACAACATCGAGAGTGTCTGATGCCAAAGCCAAAGAACTACTTAACTGGATTCATACTCACATTAAACCTGATGGTAAATGGTCTAAGGAGAGAGTAATAATTTTTACAGAATATCGAGCTACCCAGAAATGGTTATATAACTTATTTGCCACAGAGGGGTTAGTAGAAGGCGATCGCCTAATGACACTTTACGGTGGGATGAAGTCGGAAGACCGAGAACAGGTAAAAGCGGCGTTTCAAGCATCTCCTGATATTTCCCCAGTGCGAATTTTGTTAGCGACGGATGCGGCGAGTGAGGGTTTGGATTTGCAGAATTTTTGTTCGCGCCTTATCCACTATGAAATTCCCTGGAACCCGAACCGG
This window contains:
- the drmD gene encoding DISARM system SNF2-like helicase DrmD, which translates into the protein MAIVRAIPEQGQLVNVRSRQFVVTDVRNTTLPTNPMLSAVEKTQHLVSLSSVEDDGLGEELQVIWELEPGALVYEKMELPKPTGFDAPARLDAFLDAVRWGAASTADIRTLQSPFRSGIDIEDYQLDPVVRAIQMPRVNLLIADDVGLGKTIEAGLVAQELIIRHRCRRILIVCPSSLQIQWRDQMRDKFGLDFRVVDSTLMKELRRKRGIHVNPWQHFPRLITSIDFLKRDRPLRLLREMLPGEGEPMYPRRFDLLIVDEAHNVAPSGGGNYAVDSLRTAAIRLLVPHFEHKLFLTATPHNGYPESFTALLELLDSQRFARGVSPDRKQLQVIMVRRLKSEMKGWDGSDLFPQRQLEAIPVDYPEAERQAHTNLKRYTELRCKGVADNTEKYATEFVLKLLKKRLFSSPQAFATTLAQHEESLKNARRRTYSSLSRPTEGILRRQLAQIEEDFADDEVYEESTDEAITNTTRLFRELSAEEQALLRQMREWAETTSRVSDAKAKELLNWIHTHIKPDGKWSKERVIIFTEYRATQKWLYNLFATEGLVEGDRLMTLYGGMKSEDREQVKAAFQASPDISPVRILLATDAASEGLDLQNFCSRLIHYEIPWNPNRMEQRNGRIDRHGQKASLVRIYHFVGKDYQHNTTGLRPGELEGDLEFLMRAALKINNIREDLGKVGPVIAAQVEEAMMGYRSVLDTSVAERESEVVRRMLKFERQVREQIEKLREQLNETRQHLRLTPDNIEAVVKIGLELAQQPLLIAGKVEGVAGKVFYLPPLKSSWAVCSEGLTHPHTKEIRPIVFDPELAHGRDDVVLAHLNHRLVQMCLRLLRAEVWSKEGRKALHRVTARLVPNSVLDTPAVIAYGRLVILGSDQQRLHEEVIMAGGLLKEGKFSRLGVMKIQEAVSVALPELAPENVTEKLAQLWDSHASALMQALEARLQDRSKSLQRDLGDRAQKEAADITAVLTELRQSILNELDEPEFKQLELFNTAEKEQFERNVNSLKVRVEQIPAEIEREVAAIQARFANPTPRLFPLAVTYLIPQKLAR